The sequence TCGTTCTCGACCGACCTCACGATCGATGACCGAGACGATGGACGAGGCGTCGAACGGACCACGCTGTCGAGAGTGTGACGACGACCTGGCCGACGCGACGCTTCCGCGTACCCTCACCTGGATCGAGGACGGAACCGTCGTCTCTCGACGATTCTGCAGTGACGAGTGTCTCGAGGCGTGGCGCTCCTGAGTACCGGGTCTCGCAAAAACTGAACTGAACGGTACCGTCCTCGGTCGTTATCGGCACTCCTCGAGTGATGCGGCGTCTGTCGCGCACATCGAGAGCCAGGCGCCGTCTCGCGCGAGATCGGCGATGACGAGCTGTCGCATGCCGTCGACCTCGTCGATGGCTGCGACTACCTCACGGTCGTCAGACGATCGCTCGCCGACCGATCCCACGTTGGGTGTCATACCCACTGGTTACCCACCGGCAGGTAAGAACGTTCCGAAATGAACTCGAGCGTCTGACGATCGCTCAGTAATCGGCGATTACCCGAAAATACTGCCACCAAATATGACGCGAGCGTTCGTAATGTGAAATTGCATTAGGGACCCTCAGTGATAGTTATTCACATAGCGCCGGCGAACGGCGGATAGCGGTCGAGACGGGACAACAAGGAACCGAGAAGTGGCGCGTCAGGATTCGTCGGAGATGGCGCTGGCGAGGCCGTCGACCGGTCGATCCGGGGTGAACTCCTCGAGTTCGTCGGGGAGGCCGAGCTGGTAGGCCGTGCCGTTCTCTCGAACCGTCGTCCGGCCGCGGTGGACGGAGACGTCGCCGTTCAGGTGCAGTTTGACGGCCTCGAGCAGGGCGTCGGCCTCGAGTGGCTGCCCCCGACGTTTCACGGCCGCGACGTCGGCGTCGTCCGGGACGTCGAACGCGCGCTGGGTGATGATCGGGCCCTGATCGAGGTCCGTGGTCACGTAGTGGGCGGTGACGCCGGCAATCCGGACGCCCTCCTCGACGGCTTGACGGTAGGCTTCTGCGCCGGGGAACGCGGGCAGCAACGAGGGGTGGATGTTGATGATCCGGTCCTCGTAGCGGAAGACGACGTTCGGACTGAGAATGCGCATGTAGCGGGCGAGGACGATGAGGTCGGCGTCGTACTCCGCCAGCAGGTCGAGCAGCCGGTCTTCGTTCTGCTGGCCGCCCTCGTCGCCGATGTCGTGGAACGGGATGCCGTACTGGTCGGCCAGTGGTTCCAGGTCGTCGTGGTTACCGATGACGACGCCGATGTCCGCCCCCAGTTCGTCGTTGGCCCACGCCTCGAACAGCGCCTCGAGACAGTGGCTCTCCTTCGTAACGAGGACGGCGATCTGCTGGGTCTCTCGGTCAGCGGGGAACCGGACCTGCACGTCCAGTCCGAGGTCGTCGCCCAGTTCGTGGAGGGCTTCCCGGAGCTTCTCTTCGGTACAGACCATCTCCGAGGTGTCGACGGCGAGGTACATCCGGAAGACGCCGTCGCGAACCGCCTGATCCAGGTCCTCGATGTTGATTCCGCGCTCGAACAGGAGGCTGGTCACGCGAGCGACCAGTCCGGTGTCGTCCTCTCCGATCACCGTAATTTCGGTCACGTCGGTCGTCATCGGGGCCACCTCCGCTCGAGCGTACGTCGATGCATCAGTACGACCCTCAGTCTACGCGCCGTGAAAAGTCCTGCTTTCCGCGATTCCCGTCGAGGATCGTCGCCTATTAATACCATCTCCCGACCCATAGCACAAATATTGTTAACCCCATACTCAAAGTTGTTAAGTGCGCAGGGCGAGAGGTCACGACTATGACGACCACGACCGCACACACGTGCGACCACGACGTCGCGATCGTCGGCGCCGGTCCCGCCGGGATCGGAACCGCGGTCGCCCTCGAGCACCTCGACGTCGACTATGGTGTCCTCGAGCGCGACTGCGTCGGTTCCTCCTTTCGTCGATGGCCAGACGAGATGCGGCTGTTGACCCCGTCGTTCCCGGGGAACGCGTTCGGCGTCCGGGACCTGAACGCGATCACGCCCGACACCTCGCCAGCGCTCGCCCTCGACAGCGAACACCCGACCGGACAGGAGTACGCCGGCTACCTCGAGGCCGTCGCGGAGTTTCACGACCTCCCGATTCGAACCGGGACGGACGTCGAACGCGTCTACCCTCGAGACGACGCCGAGGGGTTCGTCCTCGAGACGGCGGACGGCGCGATCGCGGCCCGGTACGTGGTGTGGGCCGCCGGCGAGTTCCAGTATCCGGCCGACGGCGCGATTCCGGGATCGGCCAACGCCGTCCACGTGGCGTCGATCGACTCGTGGGCCCGACACGCGCGACTCGTCTCACCTGCAACCGGGGAGAGTGACGAGACCAGCGGTCGGTCGCCGACCGAGCGTCCCGCACCAGATGGTGGAGAGACGGCCTCCGGGATGGGCGAGTCGATCGCTTGCCCGGACGACGACACGGACAGGGTGGACGACGTGGTGGTCGTCGGCGGCGGGGAAAGCGGGATCGACGCCGCACTCGGACTGTCCGACGAAGGGCTCTCCGTAACGGTGGTCGACCCCGACGGCCCATGGCGGTACCGCAGTCCCGACCCGAGCGAGGTCCTCTCCCCGCGGACGACCGATCGACTCGAGTGCGCACGCGAGGCCGGCCGACCGATCGACCTCGTCGCCGAGACGCGCGTCGAGCGAATCGAACGCCGCGACGGAGACCGCTATCGCGTCGTCACCGACCGGGACGACGTCGTCTCACGAACGCCGCCGGTCCTCGCCACCGGGTTCGAGGGGAGTGTCGGACTCGTCGACGACCTGTTCGCGTTCGAGCGCGTTGACGGGGGTAAGAGGGGGAACGGGGACGTCGACGCCGCCACTGATGAAGACGAAAACGGAGGCAACGCCACGGCCGGGACACCGGTGCTCACCGACCGTGACGAGTCGACCGAGACGCCGGGACTCTTCCTCGCCGGCCCACAGGTCGCCCACGACGGCCAGCCGTTCTGTTTCATCTACAAGTTCCGCCAGCGGTTCGCCGTCGTCGCCGAGACGATCGGCGACAGACTGGGCGTCGACACCGGACCGCTCGCAGCCTACCGAGAGAAATCGATGTTCCTCGAAGACCTCTCGTGCTGTGAGCCTGACTACTGTGACTGCTGACGACGGTGGCTCGACGCGCCCGGAGGCGACGGCGACGCAGTACCGCGATTTCCGAAACAGACCGTCGAGGAACCAGGAGCAGAATCGACAGACGGGACGGCGTATGACGGACGTCACCGTCAGGACCCGGTACCAGTCGTGGCCCTCAGCTTATTTCGTCTTACATAGTTTCGTAAATTGTCTGACAGGGATTTATACTGGAGATCGTGGTAGCCCGTTTCGTCATCGGAGCTGACAGTCAGGCCCCGATAGGTGAACACGATGACGGTAACACCGGAAACCAACTGCGCCAGCCAGATCGATCCCGAGGACCAGACCGCGATCGCCTCCCACGACTGGGAGACCGACGAGTCACTGTCGGAAACGATCGTCTCGACGGTCGCGACGCTCTCCGGGACCGAACCGGACGAACTCGATCGTCTCTACGACCGCGTCGATCCGGACAGCCTCGAGACCCTGTTCGCCCCAACCGGAGGCACGGCCCGACGGAACGCCGGTCGCGTCTCGTTCCGGCTCGCCGAGTACACGGTGACGGTCCACGCCTCGGGCACGATCGTGGTGACGGCTGCAGACTGACGACCGGGAACACCGCTGTGACGTCGGCTCGAGACGACCCACCCTGCCGATCGTCCGTCGGCCTCGTCGATCCCCGGTTTTCGACGTAGAATAGCGCGGTGATCGAACCCCCTGCGGTGGTGGCCCCGATCGAGGCGGTCACCGCATCTGTTCTCGCGAGACGAACGCGTCGCCCCAGGCCCTGATCCATTGCTCGCGGGCCGTCCGCGCCGTCACCGACGAGTAGATCGTACACGTATCCGGACGATAGTCTCGCCGTTCGACGTAGGCCTCGTCACAGGGCGAGGGTCCCGGTGACGAGGAGTCCATCCCGGTGTCCGCCGTCCGAGCCGCTGCGTCATCCCGATCGTCGGCGTCGCGGTGCCGACCATCCCCGCCGTCGTGGTCGCTCACGTCGTGTGTCACCTCAGTCTGCCAGCCCGATTTCGGCCTGTTCGTCTCGAGCGTCGGCCTCCGTCTCGGCCGCTGCACCACCTCGCTCGGCGTCTCCGTCCGGGTCGTCGGCTACGGCCTCGAACGTCGGGAACCGATCCTCCCAGTCGGAACGATCGGCCTCGAGTTCGTCGTCACGGAGCAGGCAGTCCGCGAGGGCCTCGCGAAGCGCATCGTGGTCCATCTCGACGCCGATGACGACCAGCCGGACGTTGCGGTCACCCCAGCGATCGTGCCAGCCCTCCTCGAGAGCCGGGTTCTCGGAGACGTGCTGCTCGCGTTCTGCGGGTGGCAGGGACGCGACCCACTGACCGCCGGGTCCGACCCGGATCGACTGTCCGGCGACGTTGAACGTGAGCGCCGCGTCCGGGCGAGTTGCAAGCCAGAAGTGCCCCTTCGCACGGACCACCGCATCCGGGAACTCGTCGAGCAGGTCGGCGAACCGTTCGGGGTGGAACGGCCGCCGGGCCTCGAAGACGAACGAGGTGACGCCGTGTTCGTCCTCGGCGCTCTCGTGGGGCTGCTCGAGTTCCCGGATCCAGCCTGCAGACCGGCTGGCGTCCTCGAAGTCGAACCGCTCGGTCTCGAGAATCGCGTCTGGATCGATCCGGCCGTGTTCGGCCCGGAGCAGTGTCGCGCGGGGCTGGAGGACCTCGAGCGTGGACTCGATCGCCTCGAGTCGGTCGGCAGCGACCAGATCACACTTGTTGAGCACGAGGACGTCGCAGAACTCGACCTGTTCGACCAGCAGGTCTCCGAGGTGTTTTTTCGTGCCGTCGTCGTCCAGAATCTCGTCGGACTCCATCGCTGCGTCGAACTGGTGGGCGTCGACGACGGTGACGGTCGTATCGAGGTGACAGCCGGAGAGCGGTTCGATGCCGGTCTCCTCGTAGAATTCGGTCGGCTCGAGGTCGGTCTGGTCGAATCCGAGGGTGAGCGTCTGGGCGACGGGCAGCGGTTCCGCGACCCCGGTCGATTCGACGACGATGGCGTCGAACTCGCGGTCTGCAGCGACGAGTTCACCGATGGCGTCGAGCAGGTCGCCGCGGAGTTCACAGCAGATACAGCCGTTCGAGAGTTCGATCACCTCCTCGTCCTCGTCGGCGATGTTCGAGGACTCGGCGACGCGGTCGGCGTCGACGTTCACCTCACCCATGTCGTTGACGAGGACGGCGAGGTCGCGGTCGGTTTCACGCAGAACGTGGTTCAGCGTGGTCGTCTTGCCAGCGCCGAGTGTTCCGGACAGGACGGTGACGGGAATCGAGTCGTCGGTCATCTGGTTGTCAACAACATCTTGCACAGTAATAGTAGTTATTATCTGGTTCGCCATTATTATTAACAATGGCCGAGACGTCCCAGCGATGACGTACAGATCGTTCGCCGACTGCATCGAGAGGCAACAGCGTCGACCGGCCCGGACGAGAGACCGCCACGACCCGTCCCGTAGGGTGACCGATCGATGACCGGTCGGGACCGGAACACGACCGGAGCGGAACCGGAGCGAGACCGCGTCGTCCTGATCGGTAAAGAGAGCGTCGGGAAATCGGCCCTCGCGGCCGGTCTCACCGGTGCGGCCGCGACCGACCGGAACGTCCAGGGAACGACCGTCTCGAGCGAGGTCTACCGTACCGACGACCTCGAGGTCGTCGACACCCCCGGAATCACCCTCGAGGCCGACACGGAGACGACCCGGCGGGCCCTCGCCGCGCTCGAGCCGACCGACGAGGTCGTCCTCGTCGTCCCCGCGACGGACCTCGATCGGGACCTCGCGACCTCCTGGCGCTGGTCGCGGGGCGAACGGGATCGATCGTCGTTACCTTCTGGGACAAGGTCGCGAGCCCGGAGGCCCGCGAGACGATCGCCGCACTCGAGTCTGACCTCGGGCTTCCGGTCGTTCCGGTCGACGCCCGGTCCCTTCGGCCGGTTGCGGCCGACGGCGGCGCAGGGATCGACGTCGACGAAGTCACGCCAGCCGATGCCGCAGGCGTCCGCACGGCGATTCGCTACGGTGGGACGATTCCCGACGGGACCGACGTGACCGCGGGATGGGAACTCGAGGCCACGGAAACGATCCTCGAGCGGCCGTACCTCGGTCCGGTGGCGGGAGCGCTCCTCCTGCTCGTCCCCGCGGCCATCGCCGTCTGGTTCGCGAACACGATCGCCGGGCGACTCGATCCGCTCGTCGGCGCGGCGCTCGAGCCCGCGGTCGGGTGGGCAGCAGGTCTGCCCGGACCGCTCGCGGCCATCCTCGGCGGCGAGTACGGCCTCCTCGCGATGGGACCGTTCCTGTTCGTCTGGGCGCTGCCGACGATGCTGATCTTCGCACTCGTGATCGGTGCCTACACCGCGAGCGGACTCGTGACCCGCATCACGGTCGCACTCCACCCGGTAATGGCCCGGATCGGCCTCACCGGCCGGGACCTCGTCCGTATCGTAATGGGCTTTGGCTGTAACGTCCCCGCCGTGACGAGCACCCGGAGCTGTTCGGACTGTACCCGCTGTACGACCATCTCGGCGATCTCCTTCGGGTCGGCCTGTTCCTACCAGTTCCCCGCGACGCTGGCCGTCTTCGCTGCCGTCGGCATGCCGTGGCTCGTCGGCCCGTACCTCGCGATCCTCGCCGCGACGACGCTGGTGTACGTCCGCCTGATCGCTCCACCGACGGCCCGAACGACCGGCCTCGCAGTGGACCGCCGGACCTACCTCGAGTGGCCCCGTCCGCGAGCGATCTGGCGGGAGGCCCGCACCTCGCTCGCCAGTTTCGTGACCACGGCCCTGCCGGTCTTCGCGGGCATCTGCGTCGTCGCCGCGGTGCTCGAGTACGTCGGCGCGCTCTCCCGGCTCGGCGTCGTGCTTGCGCCGGCCATGGGTGCGTTCGCGCTGCCGGCAGAGGCCACACTTCCGATCGTCCTCGCGGCGATCCGCAAGGACGGGATCGCGCTCCTGACGGCCGAGACCGCGGGCGTCGCTACCCTCTCACCAGTCCAGGTGCTGGTAGCAGTCTACCTCGCCGGCGTCGTCCTCCCCTGTCTGGTGACCGCGGTTACGGTGGCTCGAGAAGTCTCCTGGCGGTTCGTCGCGTCGATGCTCGGCCGGCAGGCTCTGGCGGCAGTGGGGTTCGCACTGGCTATCGCCTGGACCGGGACGCTGCTGTTCTGAGCTCCTAGCGCCGGTCGAGCTCCGGATCCCGGCTGGCCTCGCGTTCGACGGGCTCTCCCCTCCGATCACGGATCTCGCCGACGTACCGTTCGACGTCCTCGACCCGCTCGGTCGCAACCAGCGTCTCGAGTTTGCGCTCGAACTCGAGATCGGTCAGTTCGCCGGCGGCGTAGCGCTGGCGGAGAATCTCGAGGGCCTCGGTTCGGCCGTCGGCTCTCCCTCCCGGGGGATCGGCCGTGACGTACTCGGCGACGTCGCTGGCCTCGAGGTCGGTCGTCACGCGCTCAGCGAACTCGGTTCCGAAGATGAGCAGGAAGATCGCCAGCATGATCGCGATGCCGGTGTTGATCCAGGCCAGCGCGACCGTCGCCACGAGGGCCGCGAGGACGATCACCACGATCGCGGTCGTCGAGACGTGGATAACCGGTCTGACCCCCTCCTCATCGGTCATACGTCGACAGTCACCTCACACGCACAAAAAGTCACTGCGATAACACTTCGTTCCGATAGCTTTGCCTCCGTACGCTTATCAGTTGTTCACACGGCGACCGCCAGTGAGCTGCCTCAGTGAGCCCAGAGTACCAGTCTGGTCGGGTCACACGCAGGTGCGCGTGCGGACCGAGGGCGGCGGCCGTACCATAATATCCAGCCAATACAAGCTAGCCACGATTATTAACTAGAAGGGGTAAAGTAATAGCACCGTCTATCGTCGGACAACGATCCATGCTCGAGTGCGCACTCGTCGGCGGTGGCATCCACGGAACGGTTCTCGCACAGCGGCTCCTCCAGGAGACCCGGTTCGACCGATCCGATATCCGGATCCTCGACCCGAACGAGCGACTGCTCGCGTCCTTCCGGCGAAAGGCAGCGGCCTGTGAGATGGAGGCGATGCGCTCGACGTTCGTCCACCACGTCGGCACCGAACCGTTCGGTCTCGAGGACTTCGCCGAGGCCCGTGGACGGGAAGACGAGCTCCTGCCGACCCGGGAATACCCACCGCGACCGTCGCTCGCACTCTTTCTCGACTACGCCGACGACGTGATCGAGCGCCGCGATCTCGCCGCCCTCCACCGGCAGGCTGCCGTCACGGGTATCCAGCCCCGGGGCGACGGGCAGACGGGGTTCGTCCTCGAGACAGACGCCGGCGAATCGCTCGCAACACGCCGGGTCGTCCTCGCCATCGGCCACGGCGGCCGGTATCGTCGACCGTCGTGGGCCGAGGGCGTCGAGGGAGTCACGCACGTCTGGGACGACGAGTTCGATTCCCGTACGGACGGAGAGAGTGAAGACGACAACAGGAACGGAGACGGGGACGACGACTGGAGCGAGGGCGAAGACGTGAACGAGGCCCAGGGCAGGACCGAGGACGACCGCGAGACCGTCGTCGTCGGCGGCGGCATCACCGCCGTCCAGCTCGCGACCTGCCTGGCCGAGCACGAATCCGTCACGTTGCTCTCGAGAGACGACCCCGCAGTCGCGACCGCCGAGGCCGACCCGCGGTGGATCAACTGGGGCCACGTCAGTCGCCACCTCCACCGGCATCCACCGGGGTCGAAGCGGCGATTCGAGGTCGTCGAGGACGCCCACAACGCCGGGACGATTCCCCCACGGCTGTCCGAGCGCCTCGAGTCGCTCGTCGACGACGGCACGATGACCCACCGGATCGGCGACGTCCGGTCCGCCCGACGCGTCGACGGTCGCGTACGACTCCTGCTCGCAGACGGTGGCTGTCTCACCGCCGACCGCGTGGCGCTGGCGACCGGATTCGAGCCCGTCACCGAACACCCGTTCGTCGAACGAGTGGCAGCAGCCTGTGACCTCGAGCGAGGCTATCGCGGGATGCCGGTGCTCGAGGACGAGACCCTCGCGTGGCTGGGGACCGACGGCGACGCGCGGGAGCTGTACGTCTCCGGTGGGCTGGCCCGCGGCACCGCCGGGCCGCTCGCCGGGACCGTCGTCGGTGCGCGCCGTGCCGGTGATCGAATCGTTCGTGCGATCGATACTCGCACCCTCGTGACCGCCGACTGAGACGGGCCATATCCGTCAGTTCCGGTGGGACCGCCACCCGGGGCACACTCCCGGTACATCGGTCCAGCAGTCCGTCCGAGCGGTGACCTGGACCGCGGGCGGAACGGGCAAAACCGTACGGAACCTGCACGGTTATCGACGAACGGCAGAAACATCGCGGTGTGCCACCGGACCCCAACCGCGTTCAGGCCCGCCTGCTCGAGGCCGACCGATACTACGGGTGGTTCGTCGTCGTCGGCTGTTTCGCGCTGTCGCTGATGACCGCCGGCACGATGTTCTCGTTCAGCGTCTTCCTCGGACCGGTGCTCGAGACGTTCGACCAGTCGTACGCGAACGCATCGCTCGTCTTCAGCGTCCAGTCGTTCGTCACTTTCAGCGGTGCCGCCGTCCTCGGGTTCGCGGTCGACCGCTACGGGTTAGGGCGGTTGCTCGTCGTCGCCGCCGTCTTGATTACCGTCGGACTCGTCGGGGCGAGCCAGTCGCCGTCGTTCGCGTGGGTGCTCCTCTCCTACAGCGTCGTCGCCGCGGCGGGCATGGGTATCACGTTCGTGGTCGCGTACACGACGACGCCACGGTGGTTCGAGCGTCGCCGTGCCCTCGCGACCGGGGTCGCCGTCTCGGGCTGGGGTGTCGGTATCGTCGCCATGCCGCCGTTCGTCGAGGTCCTCATCGCTCGACTCGGCTGGCAACCGACCTACCTCGTCCTCGCCGGCCTGTTCCTCGTCGCCATCGCCGTCGCGATGGCCCTGCTCGCGAACCGACCGCAGGAACTCGGCGTCGACACCGGCGACGAGTTCGAAACGGCACCGAGCGTACTCGACGGCGGCCACCCCGCCTCCGTTCGAAGACAGCTCCAGAAGGCACTCGAGGCCGTCTGGACGCCGCTGTTCGCGCTCGTGTTCGCCGCGCTCTTGCTGGCGTTCGTCCCGGCGAACGCGATCCTCGTCTACCTCGTCGACTTCACCGAAGCCGCGGGCGTGAGCCGACAGATCGGCGTCATCGCCGTCAGTATCGTCGGCGGAATGAACGTCGTCGCGAAGTTCACCGCTGGCTGGGCCGCCGACCGGATCGGCACCGACTGGATGATGGCCACCTGCGTCGTGTTGATGTGCGTCCCGACGCTGTTGCTCGTCGCAGTGCCAACCCCGACGACCGTCCTCGTCCTCTCGGCCGTCTTCGGCTTCGGCTACGGTGGGATCGCCGCGCTCATGTCGCCGCTCGTCGCGAACCTCTTCGGGACGGGCGACCTGAGCACCCTCTTCGGGATCACCTGCATCGGGTTCGCAGTCGCCGGCGTCTCCGTCCCCTACGCGGTCGGCCAGGGTCTCGACACGTTCGGGAACTACGAGATCCCGTTCGTGGTCACCGCCGCCGTCGGCCTGCTGTCTGCCGTCCTCTTCGTCGGCGTCAGGCGTGCTCGAGCGGACGTCTGATCCCCTGAGCTCCGCCATCAACCCATCGCCGGTGTCGCAGTCGACCGATTCCGCCCACGTTTTGTACTCGTGTAGAGTAGTGGACCATATGAGCAAGATCAGTCCCCCCGAACTCGAGGCCCGACTCGAGGGTGAGGACCCGCCGTACGTCCTCGACATCCGTCCGCGTGCGGGCTACCAGCGCGAGCACGTCCCCGGCAGTCACAACGTTCCGGTGTACGGTGACCTCCGGTCCGGTGACGACGCCGACCTCCGCGCGGCGATCGAGGACGTGCCGAACGGGAAGGAGGTCGTCACGGTCTGCAAGGCGGGGATCGTCGCCCGGAAGGCGACCGCCGTGCTCGAGGAGGAAGGCTACGAGGCCACGACG is a genomic window of Natrarchaeobaculum aegyptiacum containing:
- a CDS encoding DUF7576 family protein, which translates into the protein MTETMDEASNGPRCRECDDDLADATLPRTLTWIEDGTVVSRRFCSDECLEAWRS
- a CDS encoding DUF7556 family protein; the protein is MTPNVGSVGERSSDDREVVAAIDEVDGMRQLVIADLARDGAWLSMCATDAASLEECR
- a CDS encoding formyltetrahydrofolate deformylase: MTTDVTEITVIGEDDTGLVARVTSLLFERGINIEDLDQAVRDGVFRMYLAVDTSEMVCTEEKLREALHELGDDLGLDVQVRFPADRETQQIAVLVTKESHCLEALFEAWANDELGADIGVVIGNHDDLEPLADQYGIPFHDIGDEGGQQNEDRLLDLLAEYDADLIVLARYMRILSPNVVFRYEDRIINIHPSLLPAFPGAEAYRQAVEEGVRIAGVTAHYVTTDLDQGPIITQRAFDVPDDADVAAVKRRGQPLEADALLEAVKLHLNGDVSVHRGRTTVRENGTAYQLGLPDELEEFTPDRPVDGLASAISDES
- a CDS encoding NAD(P)/FAD-dependent oxidoreductase; this translates as MTTTTAHTCDHDVAIVGAGPAGIGTAVALEHLDVDYGVLERDCVGSSFRRWPDEMRLLTPSFPGNAFGVRDLNAITPDTSPALALDSEHPTGQEYAGYLEAVAEFHDLPIRTGTDVERVYPRDDAEGFVLETADGAIAARYVVWAAGEFQYPADGAIPGSANAVHVASIDSWARHARLVSPATGESDETSGRSPTERPAPDGGETASGMGESIACPDDDTDRVDDVVVVGGGESGIDAALGLSDEGLSVTVVDPDGPWRYRSPDPSEVLSPRTTDRLECAREAGRPIDLVAETRVERIERRDGDRYRVVTDRDDVVSRTPPVLATGFEGSVGLVDDLFAFERVDGGKRGNGDVDAATDEDENGGNATAGTPVLTDRDESTETPGLFLAGPQVAHDGQPFCFIYKFRQRFAVVAETIGDRLGVDTGPLAAYREKSMFLEDLSCCEPDYCDC
- a CDS encoding HalOD1 output domain-containing protein, with the protein product MTVTPETNCASQIDPEDQTAIASHDWETDESLSETIVSTVATLSGTEPDELDRLYDRVDPDSLETLFAPTGGTARRNAGRVSFRLAEYTVTVHASGTIVVTAAD
- a CDS encoding DUF7511 domain-containing protein — translated: MSDHDGGDGRHRDADDRDDAAARTADTGMDSSSPGPSPCDEAYVERRDYRPDTCTIYSSVTARTAREQWIRAWGDAFVSREQMR
- a CDS encoding GTP-binding protein — protein: MTDDSIPVTVLSGTLGAGKTTTLNHVLRETDRDLAVLVNDMGEVNVDADRVAESSNIADEDEEVIELSNGCICCELRGDLLDAIGELVAADREFDAIVVESTGVAEPLPVAQTLTLGFDQTDLEPTEFYEETGIEPLSGCHLDTTVTVVDAHQFDAAMESDEILDDDGTKKHLGDLLVEQVEFCDVLVLNKCDLVAADRLEAIESTLEVLQPRATLLRAEHGRIDPDAILETERFDFEDASRSAGWIRELEQPHESAEDEHGVTSFVFEARRPFHPERFADLLDEFPDAVVRAKGHFWLATRPDAALTFNVAGQSIRVGPGGQWVASLPPAEREQHVSENPALEEGWHDRWGDRNVRLVVIGVEMDHDALREALADCLLRDDELEADRSDWEDRFPTFEAVADDPDGDAERGGAAAETEADARDEQAEIGLAD
- a CDS encoding SHOCT domain-containing protein, which gives rise to MTDEEGVRPVIHVSTTAIVVIVLAALVATVALAWINTGIAIMLAIFLLIFGTEFAERVTTDLEASDVAEYVTADPPGGRADGRTEALEILRQRYAAGELTDLEFERKLETLVATERVEDVERYVGEIRDRRGEPVEREASRDPELDRR
- a CDS encoding FAD/NAD(P)-binding protein, with product MLECALVGGGIHGTVLAQRLLQETRFDRSDIRILDPNERLLASFRRKAAACEMEAMRSTFVHHVGTEPFGLEDFAEARGREDELLPTREYPPRPSLALFLDYADDVIERRDLAALHRQAAVTGIQPRGDGQTGFVLETDAGESLATRRVVLAIGHGGRYRRPSWAEGVEGVTHVWDDEFDSRTDGESEDDNRNGDGDDDWSEGEDVNEAQGRTEDDRETVVVGGGITAVQLATCLAEHESVTLLSRDDPAVATAEADPRWINWGHVSRHLHRHPPGSKRRFEVVEDAHNAGTIPPRLSERLESLVDDGTMTHRIGDVRSARRVDGRVRLLLADGGCLTADRVALATGFEPVTEHPFVERVAAACDLERGYRGMPVLEDETLAWLGTDGDARELYVSGGLARGTAGPLAGTVVGARRAGDRIVRAIDTRTLVTAD
- a CDS encoding MFS transporter, producing MPPDPNRVQARLLEADRYYGWFVVVGCFALSLMTAGTMFSFSVFLGPVLETFDQSYANASLVFSVQSFVTFSGAAVLGFAVDRYGLGRLLVVAAVLITVGLVGASQSPSFAWVLLSYSVVAAAGMGITFVVAYTTTPRWFERRRALATGVAVSGWGVGIVAMPPFVEVLIARLGWQPTYLVLAGLFLVAIAVAMALLANRPQELGVDTGDEFETAPSVLDGGHPASVRRQLQKALEAVWTPLFALVFAALLLAFVPANAILVYLVDFTEAAGVSRQIGVIAVSIVGGMNVVAKFTAGWAADRIGTDWMMATCVVLMCVPTLLLVAVPTPTTVLVLSAVFGFGYGGIAALMSPLVANLFGTGDLSTLFGITCIGFAVAGVSVPYAVGQGLDTFGNYEIPFVVTAAVGLLSAVLFVGVRRARADV
- a CDS encoding rhodanese-like domain-containing protein; the protein is MSKISPPELEARLEGEDPPYVLDIRPRAGYQREHVPGSHNVPVYGDLRSGDDADLRAAIEDVPNGKEVVTVCKAGIVARKATAVLEEEGYEATTLAGGMRRWRGYQNGSLGYRIRSALTGLLP